The following proteins are co-located in the Sulfitobacter guttiformis genome:
- a CDS encoding class II histone deacetylase — MATGFFWDERTFWHAGGNYAMTLPLGGLVQPLAAGGLPESPETKRRFKNLMDVTGLSRELDLRTAPQATREELLRVHPASYLDAFKSASDAGGGELGHHAPFAKDGYEIAALSAGLATAAVRAVAKGELTNAYSLSRPPGHHCEPDKPMGFCLLANISIALEAAFAEGTAKRAVILDWDVHHGNGSEAVFYGRDDVLTISLHQEGNYPLESGGLDDRGTGVGKGYNLNLPLPPGLGHEGYLHAIDTVVIPQIKAFAPDIIIVACGYDCAMPDPLGSMLATAQTFRDMTARIKRTAEDICGGKLVVVHEGGYSEVYVPFCGHAVMEVLSGSETTAPDPMAKAMSLRQPNARVVAFQKELIDDMAAEIGV, encoded by the coding sequence ATGGCTACGGGTTTTTTCTGGGACGAGCGCACATTTTGGCATGCGGGGGGCAACTATGCCATGACTCTTCCGCTGGGGGGATTGGTTCAACCACTCGCGGCTGGTGGCCTTCCCGAAAGCCCGGAGACAAAGCGCCGCTTCAAAAACCTGATGGATGTGACGGGCCTGAGCCGAGAGCTCGACCTGCGCACGGCCCCCCAAGCGACCCGTGAGGAGCTGTTGCGCGTTCATCCTGCGTCCTATCTTGATGCCTTCAAGTCTGCGTCTGACGCAGGGGGCGGTGAACTGGGGCATCATGCGCCGTTTGCCAAAGACGGCTACGAGATTGCGGCGCTGTCAGCTGGTCTTGCCACTGCAGCAGTGCGTGCTGTCGCAAAGGGTGAGTTGACAAATGCCTACTCCCTAAGCCGCCCGCCCGGTCACCACTGCGAGCCGGACAAACCGATGGGCTTTTGCCTGCTTGCCAATATTTCCATCGCTCTCGAAGCAGCCTTCGCTGAAGGCACCGCCAAGCGCGCCGTGATCCTCGACTGGGATGTCCACCATGGCAACGGCTCGGAGGCGGTTTTCTACGGGCGCGACGATGTTCTAACCATCTCCCTGCATCAGGAGGGAAACTATCCGCTGGAAAGCGGCGGCTTGGATGACCGTGGCACGGGTGTCGGTAAGGGGTATAACCTCAACCTCCCGCTGCCGCCCGGTCTCGGCCATGAAGGGTATCTCCATGCCATCGACACCGTGGTGATCCCCCAGATCAAGGCGTTCGCTCCCGACATCATCATCGTCGCCTGCGGCTATGACTGTGCCATGCCGGACCCCCTTGGATCCATGCTGGCCACGGCACAAACATTCCGGGACATGACTGCGCGCATCAAACGGACTGCCGAAGATATTTGCGGCGGAAAGCTGGTTGTTGTTCACGAAGGGGGATATTCGGAAGTGTATGTGCCGTTTTGCGGTCATGCCGTGATGGAGGTACTGTCCGGCAGTGAAACAACCGCCCCTGACCCCATGGCAAAGGCAATGAGCCTGCGCCAGCCGAATGCCCGTGTTGTAGCATTCCAAAAAGAACTGATCGACGATATGGCTGCCGAGATAGGAGTTTAA
- a CDS encoding VOC family protein, translated as MAHATIGHIHLRVANLERAIGFYRDILGFDLTMQMGISAAFLGAGGYHHHIGLNTWESLGATPPPAGHTGLYHSAFLYPDRAALGSVLRRVMDAGVPLDGAADHGVSEAIYLRDPDGNGVELYRDRPRNEWPYDADGKLAMTNTTLDLRALLREAS; from the coding sequence ATGGCACATGCAACAATCGGCCACATTCATCTGCGCGTCGCAAACCTCGAGCGCGCTATCGGTTTTTACCGTGATATTCTTGGCTTCGATCTCACTATGCAAATGGGTATCTCCGCCGCATTTTTGGGCGCTGGCGGCTATCACCATCACATTGGCCTGAATACATGGGAGAGCCTTGGCGCTACGCCGCCCCCCGCAGGACACACCGGCCTCTATCATAGTGCATTTCTTTACCCTGATCGCGCTGCGCTTGGTTCTGTGCTCAGGCGCGTGATGGATGCGGGCGTGCCGCTCGACGGGGCTGCCGACCATGGGGTGAGCGAGGCGATTTATCTGCGGGACCCCGACGGTAACGGGGTCGAGTTATATCGAGACCGCCCGCGTAATGAATGGCCTTATGACGCAGATGGCAAACTGGCCATGACAAATACAACACTGGATCTGCGCGCGCTGTTGCGCGAGGCATCCTGA
- the trpS gene encoding tryptophan--tRNA ligase, giving the protein MTKNTFTPRVFSGIQPSGGLTLGNYLGAIKRFVDMQNVGNFQTVYCMVDLHAITVWQDPAKLRHNTRELAAGFIASGISPEKSILINQSAVPEHAQLGWIFNCVARMGWMGRMTQFKDKAGKNAENVSLGLFGYPALMAADIMVYHATHVPVGEDQKQHLELTRDIAAKFNHDYGVDFFPEVEPVIEGAATRVMSLRDGSKKMSKSDPSDASRINMTDDADTIARKIRKAKTDPDALPSEIEGLKDRPEARNLVNIYAALNEQTVEQVLADVGGQQFGTFKPALAELAVAKLSPISSEMARLMADPAEIDRLLAKGALQAREITAPILKKTYEIVGMVGN; this is encoded by the coding sequence ATGACCAAAAATACATTCACCCCCCGCGTCTTTTCCGGCATCCAGCCGTCGGGCGGTCTTACACTGGGTAATTATCTGGGGGCGATCAAACGCTTTGTGGATATGCAGAACGTTGGTAATTTCCAGACAGTTTACTGCATGGTCGACTTACATGCGATCACTGTCTGGCAAGACCCTGCAAAGCTGCGCCATAACACCCGCGAGCTTGCCGCAGGTTTCATCGCCTCGGGGATATCTCCTGAAAAATCTATCCTGATCAATCAGTCCGCTGTGCCCGAACATGCCCAGTTAGGCTGGATCTTTAACTGTGTTGCGCGCATGGGCTGGATGGGTCGTATGACCCAGTTCAAGGACAAGGCCGGCAAAAATGCCGAGAACGTCTCGCTCGGCCTCTTCGGTTATCCTGCGCTTATGGCCGCCGATATCATGGTATATCATGCGACACACGTGCCGGTGGGCGAGGATCAGAAGCAGCACCTAGAGTTGACCCGCGACATCGCTGCCAAGTTCAACCACGATTACGGCGTTGATTTCTTTCCCGAGGTCGAGCCGGTGATCGAGGGCGCCGCTACGCGTGTGATGTCCCTGCGCGATGGATCCAAAAAAATGTCAAAGTCCGACCCCTCAGATGCAAGCCGCATCAACATGACCGATGATGCCGACACCATTGCCAGGAAAATCCGCAAGGCCAAGACGGACCCCGACGCCCTGCCCTCCGAAATTGAAGGGCTCAAAGACCGCCCCGAGGCGCGTAATCTGGTGAATATCTATGCCGCACTGAACGAGCAAACGGTCGAGCAGGTACTGGCGGATGTTGGCGGCCAGCAATTCGGCACGTTCAAACCTGCATTGGCGGAATTGGCGGTCGCAAAACTCTCTCCTATCTCGTCCGAGATGGCCCGCCTGATGGCGGATCCCGCCGAAATTGACCGCCTGTTGGCCAAAGGTGCGCTGCAGGCACGCGAAATTACCGCGCCCATTCTGAAAAAAACCTATGAGATTGTAGGCATGGTGGGCAACTAA
- a CDS encoding rhomboid family intramembrane serine protease, with the protein MSDDNTPRNDPDFEPPFNKLPIVVVALFLLTAGIEAVLSLGEAGLVGGPSAIGWRLALVRDWGFSGDLFDAMIAQNYWPLHHLARLITYPFIHLSFTHTLLAVVLMLALGKMAAEVMGQFAMLALFMLSGIGGALAYALLLNDPVWLVGAYPSVYGLIGGYSFLMWRKLGAAGGKQMQAFSLIGMLMGLQLVWSLFATVGNGWVAELSGFVCGFLFCFICAPGEWARILQRLRRR; encoded by the coding sequence ATGTCAGACGACAACACCCCCCGTAACGATCCCGATTTCGAACCGCCGTTCAACAAATTGCCCATAGTGGTAGTGGCCCTCTTCTTGCTGACCGCAGGGATCGAGGCTGTGCTGTCGCTGGGAGAGGCGGGGTTGGTCGGAGGGCCAAGTGCGATCGGTTGGCGCCTCGCGCTGGTGCGGGATTGGGGGTTCTCGGGTGATTTGTTCGATGCGATGATTGCCCAGAACTACTGGCCCCTGCATCATCTTGCGCGGCTGATTACCTATCCGTTTATCCACCTCAGCTTTACCCACACGTTGCTGGCGGTGGTTCTGATGCTGGCGCTGGGCAAAATGGCCGCCGAAGTAATGGGACAATTCGCTATGCTGGCGCTGTTCATGCTGTCAGGCATTGGTGGTGCGCTGGCTTATGCGCTGCTGCTCAATGACCCTGTGTGGCTGGTAGGAGCATATCCGTCTGTCTACGGGCTTATCGGCGGCTATAGTTTTTTGATGTGGCGAAAGCTGGGCGCCGCGGGCGGCAAGCAGATGCAGGCGTTCAGCCTTATCGGAATGCTCATGGGGCTCCAGCTGGTCTGGAGCTTGTTTGCAACGGTCGGGAACGGTTGGGTGGCGGAACTGTCGGGCTTTGTCTGTGGCTTTCTGTTTTGCTTTATCTGTGCGCCCGGTGAATGGGCGCGTATTCTACAGCGGTTGCGCCGGCGCTAG